In Embleya scabrispora, the DNA window GACGATCGTCTGGTCGAGCGCGGCGAGGAACATGCCGGCCATCAGGCCGTACATGATCGTCATGATCTGGCGATGGGTGAGGCCGCTGTCTTCCGCTGCCGGCTGCGGCCGGACCTGCGGTTGCGTGTCGGTCATGCGGTGGGGCCTTCCGGCGCGCCCGGCGCGGCGTCGCGCGCCGGTGCCTGTTCGCGTTCGAGGTCGTCGTTGAAGCGGGCCAGGAGATGCACGAACGTCCGGCGTTCGTCGGCGGACCAGTCGCGGGTGACCCGATCCAGCTCGGCCTGGCGGCGGCTGCGGTACACCTCGAACGCCTGCTCGCCGGCGTCGGTCGCGGCGAGGAGCGTGCCGCGACCGTCGTTGGGGTCCGGGCGGCGCTCGACGAGACCGCGCTGGACCAGCGAGGCGATCTGTCGGCTGACCGTGGACACGTCCAGGTAGGTCATCGCGGCCAGGTCGGTGACCCGGCGGGGCCCCTCGATGACCAGATAGGCCAGCAGCAGCCGGTCTCCCCCGTCGGGAATCGGACCGCTTTCGGCGCGACTGCGCGCCTTGGCCGCGGCCGAGAGCCGCATGAGACGCGCGATTTCGCGTCCCAGTTCGTCGGGTGCGCGGCCGGCTGTCGGCTCGTCACACGGTGTCGTCGCGGTATCGATGACCGCCCCCCTTGTCGCTCGCCGTGCGTTATCTGCATGGCTCAACCAACAATACCGCGATTCACCGCCGGGACCGATTCGGCAGGCGCGGCGCGGCGCGGCGCGCGGGAGCGCGGGGGCGGGGTGGGGGGCGGCGCTCGGGGGCGCGGGGGCGGGGTGGGGGCGGCGCTCGGGGGCGCGGGGGCGGGGTGGGGGGCGGCGCTCGGGGGCGCGGGGGCGGGGCGGGGCGGGGCGCGCGGCGCGGCCGGACGCGAGGCGCGCGCGGCGGGAGGTACGGCGGAACACAAGGCGCGGCACGGGGCGGGTGCGAAGTGGGCCGGATGCGGGGCGGGGCGCGGACGCGGGCGGCCGGAAGCAAAGCACGGCGCGGGGCGCGCCGGGACGCGAGGCGCGGCACGGGGCGGTGTGGGACGCGGCGTCGGGCGCGGCGCGGCCTCGGGCGTGGGACGCGGCGTGGCGTCAGGCGTGGAACGCGGCGTGACGTCAGGCGTCAGGCGTCGGGCATAGGACGCGGCGGGGGGCGCGGCGCGCGGCGCGGGGCGCGGCGTCGGACGTGGGACGCAGCGTGGCGCGGCGCGGCGTCGGGCGTGGGACGCGGCGTGACGCGGCGCGGCGCGGCGTCGGGCGTGGGACGCGGCGTGGGACGCGGCGTGGCGTCGGGCGTCAGGCGTCGGGCATAGGACGTCGGGCGCGGCGTCGGCCGTGGCGTCGGGCGTGGGACGCGGCGTGGCGTCAGGCGTCAGGCGTCAGGCATAGGACGTCGGGCGCGGCGTCGGGCGTAGGACGTGGAACGCGGCGCGGGGCGGGGTGCGGCACGGCACGGGGCGGCGCGGGGCGGGGCGGCGCGGGGCGGCGCGGGGCGGGGCGGGGCGGGGTGCGGCGCGGGGCGGGGCGGGGCGGGGCGGGGTGCGGCGCGGGGCGGGGCGGGGCGGGGCGGGGCGGGGCGCGGCACGGAGCACGGCGGAACACGAGGCAGGACGAGAGGTGCGGGGCGGGGGGATTGGGTGGTGCCGGGGGTTGGCTGTTTGGCGGGCTGTGGGGCGGCTTCGGGGGGCGGGGACCGGGGGCGCGGTGCTTGCGCGTTCGGGCGGCGGGAGGTCCGCGTTCCAGCCGCTGGGCCGGGCGTCGGGCCGGGCTTGCCGCTGCGGTCTGTGGTTGTGACGCCAACTCGGCTGTGGATGCGGCGAGTTCGCGGATCGGGTCGAGCGCCGGTCACGCAGGGCA includes these proteins:
- a CDS encoding MarR family winged helix-turn-helix transcriptional regulator — translated: MRLSAAAKARSRAESGPIPDGGDRLLLAYLVIEGPRRVTDLAAMTYLDVSTVSRQIASLVQRGLVERRPDPNDGRGTLLAATDAGEQAFEVYRSRRQAELDRVTRDWSADERRTFVHLLARFNDDLEREQAPARDAAPGAPEGPTA